The Micromonospora sp. Llam0 genome contains a region encoding:
- the groL gene encoding chaperonin GroEL (60 kDa chaperone family; promotes refolding of misfolded polypeptides especially under stressful conditions; forms two stacked rings of heptamers to form a barrel-shaped 14mer; ends can be capped by GroES; misfolded proteins enter the barrel where they are refolded when GroES binds) — translation MAKILSFSDDARHLLEHGVNTLADTVKVTLGPRGRNVVLDKKFGAPTITNDGVTIAKEIELTNPYENLGAQLVKEVATKTNDVAGDGTTTATVLAQAMVREGLRNVAAGTNPAGLKRGIDAAAQKVSESLLAKAADVADKGSIAQVATISAQDATIGELIAEAMERVGRDGVITVEEGSTLATELEVTEGLQFDKGFISPHFVTDAEAQEAVLEDAYILITTQKISSIEELLPLLEKIVQDSKPLLIVAEDVDGQALSTLVVNAVRKTVKICAVKAPGFGDRRKAMLQDMAILTGAELIAPELGYKLDAVGLESLGRARRIVVDKDTTTVVDGAGNDSEVADRVTQIRKEIDASDSDWDREKLAERLAKLSGGIAVIKAGAATEVEMKERKHRIEDAIAATKAAVEEGTIPGGGAALSQIAAVLDDDLGFDGDEKVGVSVVRKALHEPLRWIAQNAGYDGYVVVGKVLEGDWGHGLNAATGEYVDLARAGIIDPVKVTRNAVSNAASIAGLLLTTESLVVEKPEKAEPAAGGHSHDHGHGHQHGPGF, via the coding sequence ATGGCGAAGATCCTGAGTTTCTCGGACGACGCCCGGCACCTCTTGGAGCACGGCGTCAACACGCTCGCGGACACGGTCAAGGTCACCCTCGGCCCGCGCGGGCGCAACGTCGTGCTGGACAAGAAGTTCGGCGCTCCGACGATCACCAACGATGGCGTGACCATCGCCAAGGAGATCGAGCTCACCAACCCGTACGAGAACCTCGGTGCGCAGCTGGTCAAGGAGGTGGCGACGAAGACCAACGACGTCGCCGGCGACGGGACCACCACCGCCACCGTGCTCGCCCAGGCGATGGTCCGTGAAGGTCTGCGCAACGTCGCCGCCGGGACCAACCCGGCCGGCCTCAAGCGCGGCATCGACGCGGCCGCGCAGAAGGTCTCCGAATCGCTGCTGGCCAAGGCGGCGGACGTGGCCGACAAGGGCTCGATCGCGCAGGTCGCGACGATCTCGGCCCAGGACGCCACGATCGGCGAGCTGATCGCCGAGGCGATGGAGCGGGTCGGCCGCGACGGCGTGATCACCGTCGAGGAAGGCTCCACCCTGGCCACCGAGCTGGAGGTCACCGAGGGCCTGCAGTTCGACAAGGGCTTCATCTCCCCGCACTTCGTCACCGACGCCGAAGCGCAGGAGGCGGTCCTCGAGGACGCGTACATCCTGATCACCACCCAGAAGATCTCCTCGATCGAGGAGCTGCTGCCGCTGCTGGAGAAGATCGTCCAGGACAGCAAGCCGCTGCTGATCGTCGCCGAGGACGTCGACGGGCAGGCGCTGTCCACCCTGGTGGTCAACGCCGTACGTAAGACCGTGAAGATCTGTGCGGTCAAGGCCCCCGGCTTCGGCGACCGGCGCAAGGCGATGCTGCAGGACATGGCGATCCTGACCGGCGCCGAGCTGATCGCCCCGGAGTTGGGCTACAAGCTCGACGCGGTCGGGCTGGAGTCGCTGGGCCGGGCCCGGCGGATCGTGGTCGACAAGGACACCACCACGGTGGTCGACGGCGCCGGCAACGACTCCGAGGTCGCCGACCGGGTCACCCAGATCCGCAAGGAGATCGACGCGTCCGACTCGGACTGGGACCGGGAGAAGCTCGCCGAGCGGCTGGCCAAGCTCTCCGGCGGCATCGCGGTGATCAAGGCCGGGGCCGCCACCGAGGTCGAGATGAAGGAGCGCAAGCACCGCATCGAGGACGCCATCGCCGCGACCAAGGCCGCGGTCGAGGAGGGCACCATCCCCGGCGGCGGCGCGGCGCTGAGCCAGATCGCCGCCGTGCTCGACGACGACCTCGGCTTCGACGGCGACGAGAAGGTCGGCGTCTCGGTGGTCCGCAAGGCGCTGCACGAGCCGCTGCGGTGGATCGCCCAGAACGCCGGCTACGACGGGTACGTGGTGGTCGGCAAGGTGCTCGAAGGCGACTGGGGCCACGGGCTCAACGCCGCCACCGGTGAGTACGTCGATCTCGCCCGGGCCGGCATCATCGACCCGGTGAAGGTGACCCGCAACGCGGTCAGCAACGCCGCGTCGATCGCCGGGCTGCTGCTCACCACCGAGAGCCTGGTGGTGGAGAAGCCGGAGAAGGCCGAGCCGGCCGCCGGCGGTCACAGTCACGACCACGGGCACGGCCACCAGCACGGTCCCGGTTTCTGA
- a CDS encoding response regulator transcription factor — protein MRKVLVCVRTVVAAQNITAAAARLGLSAAVRTAVSEPEVMLRLAERPAEIVLADTALARPDSASFTRRVLARSPGSVIVLFGGEDPQVASAALAAGARGLLRGTDDLVTAVAKTLLLLAAPGRRTPALLTEQSAAAPAPAVTATIGAAGAATHHPGAAAAGAATHHPGGAAAGTDSAGRAVTGAAAEPAAAAAAGADPATGPTVVPNQRDDAAAAAPAADTADAPAPVPHPDGAVTRGTDSGIAPADGTAPTGSAPNGTAPTGSAPDRSVSHGTGPDGAQPSDGRVTALRRIGLTERELQVLRGMAEGKSNGEIGRDLFVSEDTVKTHARRLFRKLGARDRAHAVATGFRTGLVA, from the coding sequence GTGCGCAAGGTGCTCGTGTGTGTACGAACAGTAGTTGCAGCTCAGAACATCACCGCCGCCGCCGCCCGGCTCGGTCTCTCCGCCGCAGTACGCACAGCGGTCTCTGAACCGGAGGTGATGCTGCGGCTCGCCGAACGCCCAGCGGAGATCGTACTCGCCGACACCGCCCTAGCCCGTCCAGACAGCGCCAGCTTCACCCGCCGGGTGCTGGCCCGCTCGCCAGGCAGCGTGATCGTGCTGTTCGGCGGGGAGGACCCGCAGGTGGCGTCGGCCGCGCTGGCCGCCGGCGCCCGCGGGCTGCTGCGCGGCACCGACGACCTGGTCACCGCCGTGGCGAAGACCCTGCTGCTGCTCGCTGCGCCGGGTCGCCGTACGCCGGCACTGCTGACCGAGCAGTCAGCGGCCGCCCCGGCCCCGGCGGTGACCGCCACCATCGGTGCCGCTGGCGCGGCGACTCACCACCCCGGGGCTGCCGCCGCTGGCGCGGCGACTCACCACCCCGGGGGCGCCGCCGCTGGTACCGACTCCGCCGGACGAGCGGTCACCGGCGCCGCCGCAGAGCCAGCGGCTGCGGCTGCTGCCGGTGCGGACCCGGCCACCGGTCCGACCGTGGTGCCGAACCAACGCGACGACGCGGCCGCGGCGGCACCGGCCGCCGACACCGCCGACGCACCGGCACCCGTCCCGCACCCCGACGGCGCGGTGACTCGGGGGACGGACTCCGGCATCGCCCCGGCGGATGGCACCGCCCCGACCGGCAGCGCACCCAATGGCACCGCCCCGACCGGCAGCGCACCTGATCGCAGCGTGTCGCACGGTACCGGGCCGGACGGCGCCCAGCCGTCGGACGGTCGAGTCACCGCGCTACGCCGGATCGGGCTCACCGAACGCGAACTTCAGGTGCTGCGCGGGATGGCGGAAGGCAAGAGCAACGGCGAGATCGGCCGTGACCTGTTCGTCTCGGAGGACACCGTCAAGACCCACGCGCGGCGACTGTTCCGCAAGCTCGGCGCACGGGACCGGGCGCACGCGGTGGCCACCGGATTCCGTACCGGACTGGTCGCCTGA
- the guaB gene encoding IMP dehydrogenase: MENSPTQQPVADSTANGGHVPPVPAAFGGHVPEMPAGSARAVPLGLTFDDVLLQPAESDVIPSRVNTVTSMTRNVRLSVPLLSSAMDTVTEARMAIAMARQGGIGVLHRNLSADDQAIQVDLVKRSEAGMITNPVTCGPDDTLRHVDTLCGRYRISGVPVVDERGALVGIITNRDMRFETDQSRPVRDLMTSMPLVTAPVGVAKADALALLRQHKVEKLPLVDDAGRLRGLITVKDFTKSEQYPDATKDDAGRLRVAAAIGVGDDSYKRARTLVDAGVDVLIVDTAHGHQRGVLDMVRALKRDTEVDVVGGNVATYAGARALVEAGADAVKVGVGPGAICTTRVVAGVGVPQVTAIMEAVRACHPAGVPVIADGGIQYSGDIAKALVAGAHTVMLGSLLAGCEESPGELLFINGKQFKSYRGMGSLGAMQSRGQARSYSKDRYFQHDVLSDEKLVPEGVEGQVPYRGPLATVVHQLIGGVRLAMGYVGAEGIDDLHQRGQLIRITAAGLKESHPHDIQMTVEAPNYHTR, translated from the coding sequence GTGGAAAACTCGCCCACCCAGCAGCCCGTCGCCGACAGCACCGCCAACGGCGGTCACGTGCCCCCGGTCCCCGCCGCGTTCGGCGGCCACGTGCCGGAGATGCCCGCCGGGTCGGCCCGGGCGGTGCCGCTCGGGTTGACCTTCGACGACGTGCTGCTGCAGCCCGCCGAGTCGGACGTCATCCCGAGCCGGGTCAACACGGTGACCTCGATGACCCGCAACGTGCGACTGTCCGTACCGCTGCTGTCCAGCGCGATGGACACGGTGACCGAGGCGCGGATGGCGATCGCGATGGCCCGGCAGGGCGGCATCGGCGTACTGCACCGCAACCTCTCCGCCGACGACCAGGCGATCCAGGTCGACCTGGTGAAGCGCTCCGAGGCTGGCATGATCACCAACCCGGTGACCTGCGGCCCGGACGACACGCTGCGGCACGTCGACACGCTGTGCGGCCGGTACCGCATCTCCGGTGTCCCGGTCGTCGACGAGCGGGGTGCCCTGGTCGGCATCATCACCAACCGCGACATGCGGTTCGAGACCGACCAGAGCCGCCCGGTACGCGACCTGATGACCTCGATGCCGCTGGTCACCGCCCCGGTCGGGGTGGCCAAGGCGGACGCGCTGGCCCTGCTGCGCCAGCACAAGGTGGAGAAGCTGCCCCTGGTCGACGACGCCGGCCGACTGCGCGGGCTGATCACCGTGAAGGACTTCACCAAGAGCGAGCAGTACCCGGACGCGACCAAGGACGATGCCGGCCGGCTGCGGGTGGCCGCCGCGATCGGCGTCGGCGACGACTCCTACAAGCGGGCCCGGACCCTGGTCGACGCGGGCGTCGACGTGCTGATCGTGGACACCGCCCACGGCCACCAGCGCGGGGTGCTGGACATGGTGCGGGCCCTGAAGCGGGACACCGAGGTCGACGTGGTCGGCGGTAACGTCGCCACCTACGCCGGTGCCCGCGCGCTGGTCGAAGCCGGCGCGGACGCGGTCAAGGTCGGCGTCGGCCCGGGCGCGATCTGCACCACCCGGGTGGTCGCCGGCGTCGGCGTACCGCAGGTCACCGCGATCATGGAGGCGGTCCGGGCCTGCCACCCGGCCGGCGTTCCGGTGATCGCCGACGGCGGCATCCAGTACTCGGGCGACATCGCCAAGGCGTTGGTCGCCGGTGCGCACACGGTGATGCTGGGCAGCCTGCTCGCCGGCTGCGAGGAGAGCCCCGGCGAGTTGCTGTTCATCAACGGCAAGCAGTTCAAGTCGTACCGGGGGATGGGGTCGCTGGGCGCGATGCAGTCCCGTGGCCAGGCCCGTTCCTACTCCAAGGACCGCTACTTCCAGCACGACGTGCTCAGCGACGAGAAGCTGGTCCCGGAGGGTGTCGAGGGCCAGGTGCCGTACCGTGGACCGCTGGCCACCGTCGTGCACCAGCTGATCGGCGGGGTCCGGCTGGCCATGGGGTACGTCGGCGCCGAAGGCATCGACGACCTGCACCAGCGCGGCCAGCTGATCCGGATCACCGCCGCCGGTCTGAAGGAGAGCCACCCGCACGACATCCAGATGACGGTCGAGGCCCCCAACTACCACACCCGCTGA
- a CDS encoding M1 family metallopeptidase — protein MRVAALLAAVLTAGAGGCGVLPELVDRGDDSPAGGFQPGAAGIGDPYFPTYGNGGYDVAGYQLTLRYDPDGERLDGTATITATATTDLSRFNLDLAGLVVDAVTVDDAAAEHSRDGNELVVTPATGLTDGTQFTVVVDYGGRPEPLTSPDLGAGGFHVTADGAIALGQPESASTWFPVNDHPLDKATFDIDITVPDGLAALSVGVPGPTSSTGGWTTWTWSESTPLASYLTTLVIGDYRVERGTHAGRPMVTAVSADLPEGGPAEQAMARTGEIADYLETVFGPYPVDAYGGVVVNDDRIRYALETQSRPVYGDVFFDSGPVTWVVAHELAHQWFGNSVSIRHWRDMWLNEGFATYAEWLWSEHDGAATVDEMFDREYDRIDWASPAGDPGPAGIFSQSVYKRGGLTVHALRLTIGEDAFFRLLRTWTAERRNGNASTEEFVTVAERVSGQPLREFFDAWLYGDTAPAKP, from the coding sequence GTGCGCGTCGCCGCGCTGCTCGCGGCGGTGCTGACCGCCGGTGCCGGCGGCTGCGGCGTCCTGCCGGAGCTGGTCGACCGGGGTGACGACAGCCCGGCGGGTGGTTTCCAACCAGGTGCGGCCGGCATCGGCGACCCCTACTTCCCGACGTACGGCAACGGCGGCTACGACGTGGCCGGCTACCAGCTGACGTTGCGCTACGACCCGGACGGCGAGCGGCTCGACGGCACCGCCACGATCACCGCCACCGCCACCACGGACCTGTCCCGGTTCAACCTCGACCTGGCCGGGCTGGTCGTCGACGCGGTCACCGTCGACGACGCCGCGGCCGAACACAGCCGCGACGGCAACGAACTGGTCGTCACCCCGGCCACCGGGCTGACCGACGGTACGCAGTTCACCGTGGTCGTCGACTACGGTGGCCGGCCCGAGCCGCTGACCAGCCCGGACCTCGGCGCGGGCGGCTTTCACGTGACCGCCGACGGCGCGATCGCGCTCGGCCAACCCGAGTCGGCCAGCACCTGGTTTCCGGTCAACGACCACCCGCTGGACAAGGCGACCTTCGACATCGACATCACCGTCCCGGACGGGCTGGCCGCGTTGAGCGTCGGCGTACCGGGGCCGACCAGCAGCACCGGCGGCTGGACCACCTGGACCTGGTCGGAGTCCACCCCGCTGGCCAGCTACCTGACCACTCTGGTGATCGGCGACTACCGGGTGGAGCGTGGCACCCACGCCGGCCGGCCGATGGTGACGGCCGTCTCCGCCGATTTGCCGGAAGGCGGCCCGGCCGAGCAGGCGATGGCCCGCACCGGTGAGATCGCCGACTACCTGGAGACGGTGTTCGGCCCGTACCCGGTCGACGCGTACGGCGGCGTGGTGGTGAACGACGACCGGATCCGCTACGCCCTGGAGACCCAGTCGCGGCCGGTGTACGGCGACGTGTTCTTCGACTCCGGACCGGTCACCTGGGTGGTCGCCCACGAGCTGGCCCACCAGTGGTTCGGCAACAGCGTGTCGATCCGGCACTGGCGGGACATGTGGCTCAACGAGGGTTTCGCGACGTACGCGGAATGGCTGTGGTCCGAGCACGACGGTGCGGCCACCGTCGACGAGATGTTCGACCGCGAGTACGACCGGATCGACTGGGCGAGTCCGGCAGGTGACCCCGGGCCGGCGGGGATCTTCAGTCAGTCGGTGTACAAGCGGGGCGGGCTGACCGTGCACGCGTTGCGGCTGACCATCGGCGAAGACGCGTTCTTCCGCCTGCTCCGCACCTGGACGGCCGAGCGCCGCAACGGCAACGCCAGCACCGAGGAGTTCGTCACGGTCGCCGAGCGGGTCTCCGGCCAGCCGCTGCGGGAATTCTTCGATGCCTGGCTGTACGGCGACACCGCTCCGGCCAAGCCCTGA
- the groES gene encoding co-chaperone GroES encodes MPVTTATKVAIKPLEDRILVQANEAETTTASGIVIPDTAKEKPQEGTVLAVGPGRVDDKGNRIPVDVNVGDTVIYSKYGGTEVKYAGEEYLVLSARDVLAVIEK; translated from the coding sequence ATGCCCGTGACTACCGCGACCAAGGTTGCGATCAAGCCGCTCGAGGACCGGATCCTGGTCCAGGCGAACGAGGCTGAGACCACCACGGCGTCGGGCATCGTGATCCCCGACACCGCCAAGGAGAAGCCGCAGGAGGGCACCGTCCTCGCTGTCGGCCCCGGCCGCGTCGACGACAAGGGCAACCGGATCCCGGTTGACGTCAACGTCGGCGACACGGTCATCTACTCGAAGTACGGCGGCACCGAGGTCAAGTACGCCGGCGAGGAGTACCTGGTGCTCTCCGCCCGCGACGTCCTCGCGGTCATCGAGAAGTGA
- a CDS encoding WhiB family transcriptional regulator, which produces MSDVRRLPGPIVDLWEWQILGACRGRDSAQFFHPDGERGSSRNRRESGAKAVCRTCPVRAECAAHALSVREPYGVWGGFSESERLRLLALGWEDLADRHGGRVDVQRLEARLGRPHKSTVPAQRRPESTAVRPQPADSATAA; this is translated from the coding sequence ATGTCGGATGTACGCCGACTGCCCGGACCGATCGTCGACCTATGGGAGTGGCAGATCCTCGGTGCCTGCCGTGGCCGGGACAGCGCCCAGTTCTTCCACCCCGACGGTGAGCGGGGGTCGTCACGCAACCGTCGGGAGTCGGGCGCCAAGGCGGTCTGCCGGACCTGCCCGGTCCGGGCGGAGTGCGCCGCGCACGCCCTGTCGGTCCGCGAGCCGTACGGGGTGTGGGGCGGCTTCAGCGAGTCGGAACGACTCCGGCTGCTCGCCCTCGGCTGGGAGGACCTCGCCGACCGCCACGGCGGCCGGGTCGACGTGCAACGGCTGGAGGCCCGGCTGGGCCGGCCGCACAAGTCGACCGTGCCGGCCCAGCGCCGGCCGGAATCGACCGCCGTCAGGCCGCAGCCGGCGGACTCGGCCACCGCCGCCTGA
- a CDS encoding molybdopterin-dependent oxidoreductase: MPGPLAALAGVAAAALALGLAELIAVATGARSAPLVAVGGVVVDTVPEPLKQFAIDVFGVHDKTALLIGTGVLLAGFAAVIGMLAARRLAVGFVGVAVFGVVGAVAALTRPGAGPAAVLPAVIGASAAALLLWALLAGPLRPAAAASPASSASSASSAEPVPVRPGAGTADRRRFLSSVGVSVGAALVTGAGGRWLAQRRGVATARSAVTLPAPVAAAPPLPFGVDPAAPGLSRYVTTNRDFYRIDTALVVPQVDPDEWQLRIHGRVTNPITLSYADLLGMELVERYVTLACVSNEVGGNLIGNARWLGVPVRDLLVEAGPLPGADQVVGRSVDGWTCGTPTEALLDGRDALLAVGMNGQPLPVEHGFPVRMVVPGLYGYVSACKWVTELELTSFADFDAYWVPRGWAAQGPIKTQSRIDTPRIRTELSAGTVPVAGVAWAPHRGISGVEVRVDDGPWQPAELAPAVSADTWVQWVWQWPATSGEHLLQVRATDGTGATQPELRQPVAPDGATGWHSVRVTVQ, translated from the coding sequence CTGCCCGGGCCGCTCGCAGCGCTCGCCGGCGTGGCCGCGGCCGCACTCGCCCTGGGCCTGGCCGAGCTGATCGCCGTCGCCACCGGCGCCCGCTCGGCACCGCTGGTCGCGGTCGGCGGGGTGGTCGTCGACACCGTCCCCGAGCCGCTGAAACAGTTCGCCATCGACGTGTTCGGCGTACACGACAAGACCGCGCTGCTGATCGGCACCGGCGTACTGCTCGCCGGGTTCGCGGCCGTCATCGGGATGCTGGCCGCCCGCCGGCTGGCCGTCGGCTTCGTCGGCGTCGCGGTTTTCGGCGTGGTCGGCGCGGTGGCCGCGCTCACCCGGCCCGGCGCCGGGCCGGCCGCCGTCCTGCCGGCGGTGATCGGCGCGTCCGCCGCCGCGTTGCTGCTCTGGGCGCTGCTCGCCGGCCCGCTGCGGCCGGCCGCCGCCGCGTCGCCTGCCTCGTCTGCCTCGTCTGCCTCGTCTGCCGAGCCGGTACCGGTTCGGCCCGGCGCCGGCACCGCCGACCGGCGACGGTTCCTGTCCAGCGTCGGCGTGTCGGTCGGCGCCGCCCTGGTCACCGGTGCCGGCGGTCGCTGGCTGGCGCAACGCCGGGGGGTGGCCACCGCCAGGTCCGCCGTGACACTGCCCGCCCCGGTCGCCGCCGCGCCGCCGCTGCCGTTCGGTGTGGACCCGGCGGCACCGGGGCTGAGCCGGTACGTCACCACGAACCGTGACTTCTACCGGATCGACACCGCGCTGGTCGTGCCCCAGGTCGACCCGGACGAATGGCAGCTGCGGATCCACGGCCGGGTGACCAACCCGATCACCCTGAGCTACGCCGACCTGCTCGGGATGGAGCTGGTGGAGCGGTACGTCACGCTGGCCTGTGTCTCGAACGAGGTGGGCGGGAACCTCATCGGCAACGCCCGCTGGCTCGGCGTACCGGTGCGGGACCTGCTGGTCGAGGCGGGCCCGCTGCCCGGAGCCGACCAGGTCGTCGGCCGGTCCGTCGACGGCTGGACCTGCGGCACCCCGACCGAGGCGCTGCTGGACGGGCGGGACGCGCTGCTCGCGGTCGGGATGAACGGTCAACCACTGCCGGTCGAGCACGGTTTCCCGGTCCGCATGGTGGTGCCCGGCCTCTACGGGTACGTCTCCGCCTGCAAGTGGGTCACCGAGCTGGAGTTGACCAGCTTCGCCGACTTCGACGCGTACTGGGTGCCGCGCGGCTGGGCGGCGCAGGGCCCGATCAAGACCCAGTCCCGGATCGACACCCCCCGGATCCGCACCGAGTTGTCCGCCGGCACCGTACCGGTGGCCGGGGTGGCGTGGGCCCCGCACCGGGGCATCAGCGGCGTCGAGGTACGGGTGGACGACGGCCCCTGGCAGCCGGCCGAGCTGGCCCCGGCGGTCTCGGCGGACACCTGGGTGCAGTGGGTCTGGCAGTGGCCGGCGACCTCGGGTGAGCACCTGCTGCAGGTCCGGGCCACCGACGGGACCGGCGCCACCCAGCCCGAACTGCGCCAACCTGTTGCCCCGGACGGGGCGACAGGTTGGCACTCGGTCCGCGTAACAGTCCAGTAG
- a CDS encoding DUF5319 domain-containing protein: MHEEPIDPFSGDPADPAAGLEDPTEAGEPDSLTPAERQDVLEDLADLEVYRALLGAVGIRGLVIDCEDCREPHYFDWDLLRGNLRHLLDSGRPRVHEPAFNPDPDHYVSWEYARGYADGVHDTLRDEADDDQDRPADDPGRPG, encoded by the coding sequence GTGCACGAAGAGCCGATCGATCCGTTCAGCGGCGACCCCGCCGATCCGGCAGCCGGGCTGGAGGATCCCACCGAGGCCGGCGAGCCGGACTCGTTGACGCCCGCCGAACGGCAGGACGTGTTGGAGGACCTCGCCGACCTGGAGGTCTACCGGGCGCTGCTCGGCGCGGTCGGGATCCGCGGGCTGGTGATCGACTGCGAGGACTGCCGGGAGCCGCACTACTTCGACTGGGACCTGCTGCGCGGCAACCTGCGCCACCTGCTCGACTCCGGCCGGCCGAGGGTGCACGAGCCGGCCTTCAACCCCGACCCGGACCACTACGTGAGCTGGGAGTACGCGCGGGGGTACGCCGACGGCGTGCACGACACCCTGCGGGACGAGGCGGACGACGACCAGGACCGGCCGGCCGACGACCCGGGCCGGCCGGGCTAA
- a CDS encoding GuaB3 family IMP dehydrogenase-related protein yields the protein MRDVVEIGLGKTAQRGYHLDDIAIVPSRRTRDVDDVSTGWQLDAYQFKIPCVAHPSDATMSPASAAKLSELGGLGVLNVEGLWTRYEDPSKVLGELAALDDDDPATRRLQEAYAEPIRPELIAERVRQMRAGGGTVAARVSPQHTLALAPVVLDAGVDILVIQGTLVSAEHVSTTDEPLNLKEFIADLDLPVVVGGCTDYKTALHLMRTGAAGVIVGIGADEWSTTDSVLGIRVPMATAIADAAAARRDYLDETGGRYVHLIADGDLQTSGDIAKALGCGADAVMLGEPLSLCAEAPAAGAWWHSVASHPKLPRGAFGVADEPLGTMEQILFGPADSPDGQQNLFGGLRRAMAKCGYRDLKEFQRVGLVLDR from the coding sequence ATGCGTGACGTGGTCGAGATCGGGCTGGGCAAGACCGCGCAGCGCGGCTACCACCTGGACGACATCGCCATCGTGCCGAGCCGGCGGACCCGGGACGTCGACGACGTCTCCACCGGGTGGCAGCTCGACGCGTACCAGTTCAAGATTCCGTGCGTGGCGCACCCGTCGGATGCCACGATGAGCCCGGCCAGCGCCGCCAAACTGAGCGAGCTGGGCGGGCTCGGCGTACTCAACGTCGAAGGGCTGTGGACCCGCTACGAGGATCCGAGCAAGGTGCTCGGCGAGCTGGCCGCGCTGGACGACGACGACCCGGCGACCCGGCGGCTGCAGGAGGCGTACGCCGAACCGATCCGCCCCGAGCTGATCGCCGAACGGGTCCGGCAGATGCGGGCCGGCGGCGGTACGGTCGCCGCCCGGGTGTCGCCGCAGCACACCCTGGCGCTGGCTCCGGTGGTGCTGGACGCCGGCGTGGACATCCTGGTGATCCAGGGCACCCTGGTGTCGGCGGAGCACGTCTCCACCACCGACGAGCCGCTGAACCTCAAGGAGTTCATCGCCGACCTGGACCTGCCGGTGGTGGTCGGCGGCTGCACCGACTACAAGACGGCGCTGCACCTGATGCGTACCGGTGCGGCCGGGGTGATCGTCGGGATCGGCGCGGACGAGTGGTCGACCACCGATTCGGTGCTCGGCATCCGAGTGCCGATGGCCACCGCGATCGCCGACGCGGCCGCCGCCCGCCGCGACTACCTGGACGAGACCGGCGGCCGGTACGTGCACCTGATCGCCGACGGCGACCTGCAGACCTCCGGTGACATCGCCAAGGCGCTGGGCTGCGGTGCCGACGCGGTGATGCTCGGGGAGCCGCTGTCACTGTGCGCCGAGGCCCCGGCCGCCGGGGCGTGGTGGCACTCGGTGGCCAGCCACCCGAAGCTGCCGCGCGGCGCGTTCGGGGTGGCCGACGAGCCGCTGGGCACCATGGAGCAGATCCTGTTCGGCCCGGCCGACTCCCCGGACGGCCAGCAGAACCTGTTCGGCGGGCTGCGCCGGGCGATGGCCAAGTGCGGCTACCGCGACCTGAAGGAGTTCCAGCGGGTCGGTCTGGTCCTCGACCGGTGA